The following are encoded together in the Pseudodesulfovibrio indicus genome:
- a CDS encoding diguanylate cyclase, translated as MKILIVDDSRPVARELAEILNGAGYADVSDVPTLDLAVTTMREASDRDAPVDLVLIDLDNNDTDGIAAILTLKSHREFEDIPIIAITAEDSSAVLDRAFAAGASDYIVKPVGRTELRARVRSALQLRREMIKRMLRERELERLARKLERMSNQDGLTGLANRRCFDDTLIREWVRNGREDRPVGLLMIDIDHFKAYNDALGHVDGDGCLRAVAEAIRAATNRPGDLVARYGGEEFAIILPATDYDGARVVAENIHAALAKSCLAHPKSRVACNVTVSIGVASGIPSIETTPEHLIQAADRALYLAKQSGRNRTESICLPNPDSLRQ; from the coding sequence ATGAAAATCCTTATCGTCGATGATTCCAGGCCGGTAGCGCGGGAGCTGGCCGAAATCCTGAACGGGGCGGGATACGCCGACGTCAGTGATGTGCCGACCCTGGATCTCGCGGTGACCACCATGCGCGAGGCCTCGGACCGGGACGCGCCGGTGGACCTGGTGCTCATCGACCTGGACAACAACGACACCGACGGCATCGCCGCCATCCTGACCCTCAAGTCGCACCGCGAGTTCGAGGACATCCCGATCATCGCCATCACCGCCGAGGACAGCTCCGCCGTGCTCGACCGCGCCTTTGCCGCCGGGGCATCGGACTATATCGTCAAGCCCGTGGGGCGCACCGAACTCCGCGCACGGGTGCGTTCCGCACTGCAACTGCGCCGCGAGATGATCAAGCGCATGCTGCGCGAGCGCGAGCTGGAGCGGCTCGCCCGCAAGCTGGAGCGAATGTCCAACCAGGATGGATTGACCGGGCTGGCCAACCGCCGCTGTTTCGACGACACCCTGATCCGCGAATGGGTGCGCAACGGACGCGAGGACCGGCCCGTGGGACTGCTGATGATCGACATCGACCACTTCAAGGCCTACAACGACGCCTTGGGCCATGTGGACGGCGACGGCTGCCTGCGCGCCGTGGCCGAGGCCATCCGCGCGGCCACCAACCGCCCCGGCGACCTGGTGGCCCGCTACGGCGGCGAGGAATTCGCCATCATCCTTCCCGCCACGGACTACGACGGCGCCCGCGTGGTGGCCGAAAACATCCACGCCGCCCTAGCCAAGTCCTGCCTCGCCCACCCCAAGTCCCGTGTGGCCTGCAACGTCACCGTGTCCATCGGCGTCGCCTCGGGCATCCCCTCCATCGAGACCACCCCGGAACACCTCATCCAGGCCGCCGACCGCGCCCTCTACCTGGCCAAGCAATCCGGCCGCAACCGCACCGAGTCCATCTGCCTCCCCAACCCCGACTCCCTGCGGCAGTAG
- a CDS encoding DUF4139 domain-containing protein, with protein sequence MKRLHSDLALLCAALLLLLAPLAGSAAAASGVLAIYNSGQALVSETRVVTLPEGAAAVVFTEIPETIDASSIRATAPDMTVDDIQYSYRPVTAANLLNAYVGKELTVILPDPADANARILRKAKLLSNTDRPIFSMGSEVYVGDYEALLLPEMPKGLDQGPTLTLTTRTSSAGRKNLALTYLMGGLNWRADYTLTVAHNGGTADLDAWATISNDSGQPFTGADLRLVAGDVQRAPQHKLMARGPVMAEAMVMDAAPAPAMANEESFSEYHVYTPGRYVSLPAEGTKQIGLFSAAGIPVRTELTSRWSTHRGQMSGKITQPVESAVVFTNTKENKLGKPMPAGLVRVFMPTSDNTRLLAGEVRLGHTAEGEEVRLDIGRSFDVNVERTQTSFKRIGKNAVEIGWQITVRNGGAEPCDIRLVEGLSGQWKVLSADAEYKEKDAGSIEFDLKGIAPTSGKGGKVVNYTVHMEY encoded by the coding sequence ATGAAACGGCTTCACTCTGACCTCGCCCTGCTCTGCGCGGCACTGCTCCTTCTGCTCGCACCTCTCGCCGGTTCGGCTGCCGCCGCGTCCGGAGTCCTGGCCATCTACAATTCCGGCCAGGCCCTGGTTTCCGAAACCCGCGTGGTGACGCTCCCCGAGGGGGCCGCCGCCGTGGTCTTCACCGAGATACCCGAGACCATCGACGCTTCCTCCATCCGCGCCACGGCCCCGGACATGACCGTGGACGACATCCAGTACAGCTACCGGCCGGTCACCGCCGCCAACCTGCTGAATGCCTATGTCGGCAAGGAGCTGACCGTGATCCTGCCCGACCCCGCGGACGCCAATGCGCGCATCCTGCGCAAGGCCAAACTGCTGTCCAATACGGACCGGCCCATCTTCTCCATGGGCAGCGAGGTCTACGTGGGCGACTACGAGGCCCTGCTTCTGCCGGAGATGCCCAAGGGGCTGGACCAGGGGCCGACCCTGACCCTGACCACGCGGACCTCTTCGGCCGGACGCAAGAATCTCGCCCTGACCTACCTCATGGGCGGCCTCAACTGGCGCGCGGACTACACCCTGACCGTGGCGCACAACGGCGGGACCGCCGACCTGGACGCCTGGGCCACCATCAGCAACGATTCGGGCCAGCCCTTCACCGGCGCGGACCTCCGGCTCGTGGCGGGTGACGTGCAGCGCGCGCCCCAGCACAAGCTCATGGCGCGCGGCCCGGTGATGGCCGAGGCCATGGTCATGGACGCCGCTCCCGCGCCCGCAATGGCCAACGAGGAATCCTTCTCCGAGTACCACGTCTACACGCCGGGCCGGTACGTCTCCCTGCCCGCCGAGGGGACCAAGCAGATCGGCCTGTTCTCCGCCGCCGGGATTCCGGTCCGGACCGAACTGACCAGCCGCTGGTCCACCCACAGGGGCCAGATGTCCGGCAAGATCACGCAGCCCGTGGAGTCGGCCGTGGTCTTCACCAACACCAAGGAAAACAAGCTCGGCAAGCCCATGCCCGCAGGGCTGGTCCGGGTCTTCATGCCCACCTCGGACAACACCCGGCTGCTGGCGGGCGAGGTCCGGCTGGGCCACACCGCCGAAGGCGAGGAAGTCCGGCTGGACATCGGCCGTTCCTTCGACGTCAACGTGGAGCGCACCCAGACGAGCTTCAAGCGCATCGGCAAGAACGCCGTGGAGATCGGCTGGCAGATCACGGTCCGCAACGGCGGGGCCGAGCCGTGCGACATCCGGCTCGTCGAAGGGCTGTCAGGCCAGTGGAAGGTCCTGAGCGCGGACGCCGAGTACAAGGAAAAGGACGCCGGAAGCATCGAATTCGACCTCAAGGGCATTGCGCCCACCTCCGGAAAGGGCGGGAAGGTCGTCAATTACACCGTTCACATGGAGTACTAA
- a CDS encoding trehalose 6-phosphate synthase, translating into MAGIDYVELNTLKDFYALMAASREVRARAVAAVLAGESIDPDIPTSLANVLASLEGVPEEGGRKRLALDRGRTIGLDMGYEIDETRKDLFYLEEGEETFLEMLSDYHPGFDEFVAGGRELLGGADLRCLVTDRDGTVNNYCARYLTSIQSVYNAVFLSRFARKVESPVILTSAPLDGLVAISVNPEGAFHYAASKGRECLDRAGRLRRLAIPPEKQAAMDRLNEELARLTERPEYEKFTLIGSGLQFKFGQSTVARQDINTSIDPAESESFLAVLESLVAGLDPDARNFRMEDTGLDVEIILTVEAEGEGLKDFDKGDGVKFLDDELGLNLAGGACLVCGDTGSDVPMLEAALTRSPDARAIFVTRNNDLRERVAGLTGSALVVPEPDMLVTILGTL; encoded by the coding sequence ATGGCCGGGATCGATTACGTCGAACTGAATACGCTCAAGGATTTCTACGCGCTCATGGCCGCCTCGCGCGAGGTGCGGGCCAGGGCCGTGGCGGCGGTGCTCGCCGGCGAATCGATCGACCCGGACATCCCGACCTCGCTGGCCAATGTCCTGGCGTCGCTGGAGGGCGTCCCGGAGGAGGGGGGGAGGAAACGGCTCGCCCTGGACCGGGGACGGACCATCGGCCTGGACATGGGCTATGAGATTGACGAGACCCGCAAGGACCTCTTCTACCTGGAGGAAGGGGAGGAAACCTTCCTGGAGATGCTCTCGGACTACCACCCCGGCTTCGACGAGTTCGTGGCCGGGGGCAGGGAATTGCTCGGCGGCGCGGATCTCCGCTGCCTGGTCACGGACCGCGACGGCACGGTGAACAATTACTGCGCCCGCTACCTGACCTCCATCCAGTCCGTGTACAACGCGGTCTTCCTGTCCCGGTTCGCCCGCAAGGTCGAGAGCCCGGTCATCCTGACCTCCGCGCCCCTGGACGGGCTGGTGGCCATCTCCGTGAACCCCGAGGGCGCGTTCCACTATGCCGCGTCCAAGGGGCGCGAGTGCCTGGACCGCGCCGGGCGTCTTCGGCGGCTGGCCATTCCCCCGGAGAAACAGGCGGCCATGGACAGGCTCAACGAGGAGCTTGCCCGGCTGACCGAACGGCCCGAATACGAGAAATTCACCCTCATCGGTTCCGGGTTGCAGTTCAAGTTCGGCCAGTCCACCGTGGCCCGCCAGGACATCAACACCTCCATCGACCCGGCCGAATCCGAGTCGTTCCTGGCCGTCCTCGAATCCCTGGTCGCCGGGCTGGACCCGGACGCGCGCAACTTCCGCATGGAGGACACCGGGCTGGACGTGGAGATCATCCTGACCGTGGAGGCCGAGGGCGAAGGGCTCAAGGACTTCGACAAGGGCGACGGGGTGAAGTTTCTGGACGACGAGCTGGGGCTGAATCTGGCCGGGGGCGCGTGCCTGGTCTGCGGTGACACCGGCTCGGACGTGCCCATGCTGGAGGCGGCGCTCACCCGCTCGCCCGACGCCAGAGCAATTTTTGTGACCCGAAACAACGACCTGAGGGAGAGGGTCGCCGGTCTGACCGGTTCGGCGCTTGTCGTGCCGGAGCCGGACATGCTCGTGACCATTCTGGGTACCCTGTGA
- a CDS encoding beta-phosphoglucomutase family hydrolase encodes MAAITLKGVVFDLDGVITRTARVHAQAWETAFNDFLKHHADATNTPFEPFDRTADYQNYVDGKPRFEGVLSFLKSRNIRLDPGDPEDAPGFDTVCAIGNRKNELFQEILKEQGPEVFSTSVDLVEDLKRHGVLVALATSSRNGSLVLELAGLSDLFDAHVDGVVSAELDLKGKPDPDIFVAAAEKMGLTPGECVVVEDAISGVQAGCAGNFGLTLGVARNIGGEMLRRFGADLVVSDLGEITVDDLIEWFESGMATDEWFLSYHGFEPGDEKLRETLTTVGNGYLGSRGAYECECSSYYFYPGTYISGIFNKTPSMVEGREIWNNDLVNCPNWLPVAFRIGNGEFVSPLSMEILSYSHRLNMREAVMERHLVVKDPVGRITRISSRRVASMADPHLLAMQFDFTPLNYSAKLTFRSSLDGNVSNEGVARYNSLNTHHLNRVGGGKTKDGIYLHMETSHSRYQIVMAAKTRVLEDGKAVETRKEVVQDRAMVSEEICLQVQENHCYCLEKFVFVRTSLDREPGDLRELCQDGLKPVKTYKGVFGPHAKTWKGLWQKADIRVKGDRFVQRVLRLHIYHLLVTASPHNVGRDAGMPARGLSGEAYRGHIFWDEVYILPFFDSNFPEISRALLMYRYNRLDAAREYARENGYVGAMFPWQTADDGSEETQEVHYNPESKDWGPDLSRRQRHVSIAVFVNAWRYVSWTGDQTFLREYGAELMLDIARFWGSIATLDEDTGKYHIDGVMGPDEFHESLPGSGEPGLRDNAYTNIMVVWLMEKSLSVLDILPPKVRAHVTKRIGLTDAEVEKWREMTTKLNVIVTEDGIVSQFDGYMDLPELDWDSYRQRFYSIHRMDRILKAEGDSPDNYKVAKQADTLMTWFILEPDEVARILRQLGHAVDDPVELLRRNYDFYEKRTSHGSTLSKVVHAVIAKYIYPSDVAWDWFMEAMESDIRDTQGGTTIEGIHTGVMAGTLEVAKQDFAGLNLSATPMQVAPDPPSHWGEMRLSFIWQSTWFDLVIEQDRVNMTAFHQGDKTLPVEIYGQPFELKPGKSVEARRPKK; translated from the coding sequence GTGGCAGCAATCACACTCAAAGGCGTGGTCTTCGATCTCGACGGCGTCATAACACGAACCGCCAGGGTGCATGCCCAGGCGTGGGAAACGGCCTTCAACGATTTCCTCAAGCACCATGCGGACGCGACGAACACCCCGTTCGAACCGTTCGACCGGACCGCCGACTACCAGAACTACGTGGACGGCAAGCCGCGCTTCGAGGGCGTGCTCAGTTTCCTGAAGTCCCGCAACATACGCCTTGATCCCGGCGACCCGGAGGACGCGCCCGGCTTCGACACGGTCTGCGCCATCGGCAACCGCAAGAACGAGCTGTTCCAGGAGATTCTCAAGGAGCAGGGGCCGGAGGTCTTCTCCACCTCCGTGGACCTGGTGGAGGACCTCAAGCGGCACGGCGTGCTGGTGGCCCTGGCCACTTCCAGCCGCAACGGGTCCCTGGTCCTGGAGCTGGCCGGGCTGTCCGACCTGTTCGACGCCCATGTGGACGGCGTGGTTTCGGCCGAGCTGGACCTCAAGGGCAAGCCCGACCCCGACATCTTCGTGGCCGCCGCCGAAAAAATGGGGCTGACCCCAGGCGAGTGCGTGGTGGTCGAGGACGCCATCTCCGGCGTGCAGGCCGGTTGCGCGGGCAATTTCGGCCTGACGCTCGGCGTGGCCCGCAACATCGGCGGCGAGATGCTCCGCCGGTTCGGCGCGGACCTGGTGGTCTCCGACCTGGGCGAGATCACGGTGGACGACCTCATCGAGTGGTTCGAGAGCGGCATGGCCACGGACGAGTGGTTCCTCTCCTACCACGGCTTCGAGCCGGGCGACGAGAAGCTGCGCGAGACCCTGACCACCGTGGGCAACGGCTACCTCGGCTCGCGCGGGGCCTACGAGTGCGAGTGCTCGTCCTACTACTTCTATCCCGGCACCTACATCTCCGGCATCTTCAACAAGACCCCGAGCATGGTCGAGGGGCGCGAGATCTGGAACAACGACCTGGTCAACTGCCCCAACTGGCTGCCCGTGGCCTTCCGCATCGGCAACGGCGAGTTCGTCAGCCCGCTGTCCATGGAGATACTGAGCTATTCCCACCGCCTGAACATGCGCGAGGCGGTCATGGAGCGGCACCTGGTGGTCAAGGACCCGGTGGGCCGCATCACCCGCATCTCCTCCCGGCGCGTGGCCTCCATGGCCGACCCGCACCTGCTGGCCATGCAGTTCGACTTCACCCCGCTGAACTACTCGGCCAAGCTGACCTTCCGCTCCTCCCTGGACGGCAACGTCAGCAACGAGGGCGTGGCGCGGTACAACAGCCTGAACACCCACCACCTGAACCGGGTGGGCGGCGGCAAGACCAAGGACGGCATCTATCTGCACATGGAGACCTCCCACTCCCGCTACCAGATCGTCATGGCCGCCAAGACCCGCGTGCTGGAGGACGGGAAAGCCGTGGAGACCCGCAAGGAGGTGGTTCAGGACCGGGCCATGGTCTCCGAGGAAATCTGCCTCCAGGTGCAGGAGAATCACTGCTATTGCCTGGAGAAGTTCGTTTTTGTGCGGACCTCCCTGGACCGCGAGCCGGGAGACCTGCGCGAGCTGTGCCAGGACGGGCTGAAGCCGGTGAAGACGTACAAGGGCGTGTTCGGGCCTCACGCCAAGACCTGGAAGGGGCTGTGGCAGAAGGCGGACATCCGCGTGAAGGGCGACCGGTTCGTCCAGCGGGTCCTGCGCCTGCACATCTACCACCTGCTGGTCACGGCCAGCCCGCACAACGTGGGGCGCGACGCGGGCATGCCCGCCCGCGGCCTGTCCGGCGAGGCCTACCGGGGCCACATCTTCTGGGACGAGGTCTACATCCTGCCGTTCTTCGACTCCAACTTCCCGGAGATATCGAGGGCGCTGCTCATGTACCGCTACAACCGGCTGGACGCGGCCCGGGAATACGCCCGCGAGAACGGCTACGTCGGGGCCATGTTCCCCTGGCAGACCGCGGACGACGGCAGCGAGGAGACCCAGGAGGTACACTACAACCCCGAGTCCAAGGACTGGGGCCCGGACCTCTCCCGCCGCCAGCGGCACGTCTCCATCGCGGTCTTCGTCAACGCCTGGCGCTACGTCTCCTGGACCGGCGACCAGACCTTCCTGCGCGAATACGGCGCGGAACTGATGCTCGACATCGCCCGGTTCTGGGGCTCCATCGCCACCCTGGACGAGGATACCGGCAAGTACCACATAGACGGGGTCATGGGGCCGGACGAATTCCACGAGTCCCTGCCGGGCTCCGGCGAACCGGGCCTGCGCGACAACGCCTACACCAACATCATGGTCGTCTGGCTGATGGAGAAGTCCTTGTCCGTGCTGGACATCCTGCCGCCCAAGGTGCGCGCCCATGTGACCAAACGCATCGGTTTGACCGACGCCGAGGTGGAGAAGTGGCGCGAGATGACCACCAAGCTCAACGTCATCGTCACCGAGGACGGCATCGTCAGCCAGTTCGACGGCTACATGGACCTGCCCGAGCTGGACTGGGACTCCTACCGTCAGCGGTTCTACTCCATCCACCGCATGGACCGCATCCTCAAGGCCGAAGGCGACAGCCCGGACAACTACAAGGTCGCCAAGCAGGCCGACACCCTGATGACCTGGTTCATCCTGGAGCCGGACGAGGTGGCCCGCATCCTTCGCCAGCTCGGCCACGCGGTGGACGACCCGGTGGAGCTGCTCCGGCGCAACTACGACTTCTACGAGAAGCGCACCAGCCACGGCTCCACCCTGTCGAAGGTGGTCCACGCGGTCATCGCCAAGTACATCTACCCCAGCGACGTGGCCTGGGACTGGTTCATGGAGGCCATGGAGTCGGACATCCGGGACACCCAGGGCGGGACCACCATAGAGGGCATCCATACCGGCGTCATGGCCGGGACCCTGGAGGTCGCCAAGCAGGACTTCGCCGGGCTGAACCTCTCGGCCACCCCCATGCAGGTGGCCCCGGACCCGCCGAGCCATTGGGGCGAAATGCGCCTCTCCTTCATCTGGCAATCCACCTGGTTCGACCTGGTCATCGAGCAGGACCGCGTCAACATGACCGCCTTCCACCAGGGCGACAAGACCCTGCCCGTGGAGATCTACGGCCAGCCCTTCGAGCTCAAGCCCGGCAAGAGCGTGGAGGCCCGGCGGCCGAAGAAATAG
- the ychF gene encoding redox-regulated ATPase YchF, protein MSLSIGIVGLPNVGKSTLFNALTKAQNAESANYAFCTIEPNKAVVPVPDKRLDVLAGLVKPQRVQSSTVDFVDIAGLVAGASKGEGLGNKFLANIRETQAILHVVRCFDDDDVIHVANSVDPLRDIEIIETELILADVQVLENRIERMEKMLKGDKSLGPKIEAGKQLMAHLDKGLPAATFESDAKALPELLAELRLITAKNVIFCANVDEEGVAEDNDHVRAVRALAEQRGSEFVKISAKMEEELVGLEDEEYQEFLESYGITESGLDQIIHTGFRSLGLISYFTAGVKEVRAWTIHDGDKAPRAAGVIHTDFERGFIRAEVIGYDNYVKHGSEAKCRSEGVLRVEGKEYVMKDGDVVHFLFNV, encoded by the coding sequence ATGTCCCTCAGCATCGGTATCGTCGGCCTGCCCAACGTGGGCAAATCCACCCTGTTCAACGCGCTCACCAAGGCCCAGAACGCCGAAAGCGCGAACTACGCCTTCTGCACCATCGAACCCAACAAGGCCGTGGTCCCGGTCCCGGACAAGCGCCTCGACGTGCTGGCCGGGCTGGTCAAGCCGCAGCGGGTCCAGAGCTCCACCGTGGACTTCGTGGACATCGCCGGGCTGGTGGCGGGCGCGAGCAAGGGCGAGGGGCTGGGCAACAAGTTCCTGGCCAACATCCGCGAGACCCAGGCCATCCTGCACGTGGTCCGCTGCTTCGACGATGACGACGTCATCCACGTGGCCAACTCCGTGGACCCCCTGCGCGACATCGAGATCATCGAGACCGAACTCATCCTGGCCGACGTCCAGGTGCTGGAAAACCGCATCGAGCGCATGGAAAAGATGCTCAAGGGCGACAAGTCCCTGGGCCCGAAGATCGAGGCCGGCAAACAGCTCATGGCCCACCTGGACAAGGGGCTGCCCGCCGCCACCTTCGAGAGCGACGCCAAGGCGCTGCCCGAACTGCTGGCCGAGCTGCGGCTCATCACCGCCAAGAACGTCATCTTCTGCGCCAACGTGGACGAGGAAGGCGTGGCCGAGGACAACGACCACGTCCGGGCCGTGCGCGCTCTGGCCGAACAGCGCGGCTCGGAGTTCGTCAAGATTTCCGCCAAGATGGAAGAGGAGCTCGTGGGCCTCGAAGACGAGGAGTACCAGGAGTTCCTGGAATCCTACGGCATCACCGAGTCCGGCCTGGACCAGATCATCCATACCGGCTTCCGCTCCCTGGGGCTGATCAGCTACTTCACCGCCGGAGTGAAGGAGGTCCGCGCCTGGACCATCCACGACGGCGACAAGGCCCCGCGCGCAGCGGGCGTCATCCACACCGACTTCGAACGGGGCTTCATCCGCGCCGAAGTCATCGGCTACGACAACTACGTCAAGCACGGCTCCGAGGCCAAATGCCGCAGCGAAGGCGTGCTGCGCGTGGAAGGCAAGGAATACGTCATGAAGGACGGCGACGTCGTCCATTTCCTGTTCAACGTGTAG
- a CDS encoding class II fructose-bisphosphate aldolase: MSQDTFKKALAVGRPPNVVKNFPNSQALIVSGKVIDRAMLAKGQCMTIAANGRNLFIIEGALMAAQKANAALIIEIARSEATYCPTTLWNVARRVDYACNKLGITIPVAVHADHYFMKKWDDVAPAKAEIPTVFESGVTSIAIDASHMTDDLNLLGNLAVSSSIPAWAGYETEIGEIKGEFGLSSPVEAKYLIQGLNAHGLCPDWIALNNGTTHGIEASGEGIQVELTAEIHQALKAYGTSGAQHGTSGNDSARLREIAAKTSTTKANVATALQMISWGVKVNEFGNAIMDGDRFAKVSGQGVEDALWDEMVAYADANGIKGGNYKKLNLVFERRWQGQAEAVRNRMSGAVMDFVYDLLVNVFNAKDTAPIACDLILEAGSYDLGPKAERFEDPAQWTEEKIKAMAAEIDTDKGPKGNFDD, translated from the coding sequence ATGTCCCAGGATACATTCAAAAAAGCACTCGCCGTCGGCCGCCCGCCGAACGTCGTCAAAAATTTCCCCAACTCGCAGGCGCTCATCGTCAGCGGCAAGGTCATCGACCGCGCCATGCTGGCCAAGGGCCAATGCATGACCATCGCCGCCAACGGCCGCAACCTGTTCATCATCGAAGGCGCGCTCATGGCCGCGCAGAAGGCCAACGCCGCCCTGATCATCGAGATCGCCCGCAGCGAAGCCACCTACTGCCCGACCACCCTGTGGAACGTCGCGCGCCGCGTGGACTACGCCTGCAACAAGCTCGGCATCACCATCCCGGTGGCCGTGCACGCGGACCATTACTTCATGAAGAAATGGGACGACGTGGCCCCGGCCAAGGCCGAGATCCCCACCGTCTTCGAGTCCGGCGTAACGTCCATCGCCATCGACGCCTCGCACATGACCGATGACCTCAACCTGCTCGGCAACCTGGCCGTGTCTTCCTCAATCCCGGCCTGGGCCGGATACGAGACCGAGATCGGCGAGATCAAGGGCGAGTTCGGCCTGTCCAGCCCGGTGGAGGCCAAATACCTCATCCAGGGCCTCAACGCCCACGGCCTGTGCCCCGACTGGATCGCCCTGAACAACGGCACCACCCACGGCATCGAGGCATCCGGCGAAGGCATCCAGGTGGAACTGACCGCCGAGATCCACCAGGCCCTCAAGGCCTACGGCACCTCCGGCGCCCAGCACGGCACCTCCGGCAACGACTCCGCGAGACTGCGCGAGATCGCGGCCAAGACCTCCACCACCAAGGCCAACGTGGCCACCGCCCTGCAGATGATCTCCTGGGGCGTGAAGGTCAACGAGTTCGGCAACGCCATCATGGACGGCGACCGGTTCGCCAAGGTCTCCGGCCAGGGCGTGGAAGACGCCCTCTGGGACGAAATGGTCGCCTACGCCGACGCCAACGGAATCAAGGGCGGCAACTACAAGAAACTCAACCTGGTGTTCGAACGCCGCTGGCAGGGACAGGCGGAAGCCGTGCGCAACCGCATGTCCGGCGCGGTCATGGACTTCGTCTACGACCTGCTCGTCAATGTCTTCAACGCCAAGGACACCGCCCCCATCGCCTGCGACCTGATCCTCGAAGCCGGCTCCTACGACCTCGGCCCCAAAGCCGAACGGTTCGAAGACCCGGCACAGTGGACCGAAGAAAAAATCAAGGCCATGGCCGCCGAGATCGACACCGACAAAGGCCCCAAAGGCAACTTCGACGACTAA
- a CDS encoding phage regulatory CII family protein — translation MFEKNLTKKVQDVVLEGHIPAKDVSRAIKKPYSTLLRELNPFDAHAKLGAETMFEIVKATRNVSVLEFMAREMGYTLMPVLKTARRPRQEDAVTKVREREATM, via the coding sequence ATGTTCGAGAAAAACCTGACTAAGAAGGTCCAGGACGTGGTCCTGGAGGGACACATCCCTGCCAAAGATGTCTCCCGTGCGATCAAGAAGCCGTATTCCACGCTGCTTCGGGAACTCAACCCGTTCGACGCCCACGCCAAGCTGGGCGCCGAGACCATGTTCGAGATCGTCAAGGCGACGCGCAACGTCTCCGTGCTCGAATTCATGGCCAGGGAAATGGGGTACACGCTGATGCCGGTCCTCAAGACCGCCCGGCGTCCCAGGCAGGAGGATGCGGTTACAAAGGTCCGCGAGCGGGAAGCCACCATGTAG